CATGACTTTCTACGGGGTGTGGTTCTACAGCTATCTCCGTCGTTTTGCCCCGGGTCTTGACTGGGGCTGCGCTCCCTGGCCCGAGGTCGTGCCGGGCATCCGGGACTACACCTACGTGGAGTCCGACATCCTGGTTGTGCCCCGCGGCTGCCGCCACCCGGAAGCCGCCTGGAAATTTCTTCGCTACGTCACAAGCGCCAATCTCGCCGCCCGCAGCGAGGCCGAACTGCGCGGCGTCGAAAAACTTGGCTGGCTGCAGCGCCGTCCGTCCTCACTGCGGGCATGGAGCCCGTTCCTGGCAGAAAACCACCCCAACCCGCAGATCGAGGTCTTTCGCCGACTTTCCGACAGTCCCAATGCCGCCCGGATCATACCCCTCGGCATCGCTCGCGAGTATATCGGCGAAAACCTCGCGATGTTCGAACGCGTGCGCAATCTCAGCCAGAAACCCGAGGACGCGCTGCGCTACGTCCACGGCCGGCTCAGCGAAAGCTGGGCCACCCACCAACGCAGCCTTCGCCGGCACGGCCTGCTGGCCTGACCCATGACGCAATCACGACGTCAACTCCGCGCCGGCCTCGGCTACACCGCCCTCTGGGTGGTCGGCCTCGGCGTGTTCACCGCCTACCCGGTGCTCGCCTCCGTCTACTATAGCTTCTGCGACTATTCCGTGCTCACCTCCCCGGTGTGGATCGGCACGGAAAATTACCAGCGCCTCTGGCACGACGACCTTTTCTGGCGCGCGCTGCGCAACACGCTGTATTTCGCCGTGTTTTCCGTGCCGCTCGGCGCCATCGTCTCGCTCTCACTTGCACTCCTGCTCAACCAGGACGTCCGCGGTCGGCCGTTTTTCCGCGCCCTCTTCTACCTGCCTTCCATCGTCCCGGCCGTGGCCAGCTCCATGCTCTGGCTCTGGATCTTCAACGGCCAATACGGACTGCTCAACTTCGTGCTCACGCCGATCCTCGGCGTGGTCGGCCTCCAGCCGCCCATCTGGCTCGCCGATCCCAACTGGGCGAAACCCGCGCTGGTCATGATGAGCCTTTGGGGTGTCGGCAACTCCATGATCATCTACCTGGCCGGCCTACAGGACGTGCCCAAGGAGCTCTACGAGTCCGCGGAAATCGACGGGGCCGGCCCTTGGCGCAAGTTCTGGCATATCACTCTACCCTGCATCTCGCCGGTCATCTACTTCAACGTCCTCATGGGCACCATCGGCGCGCTCCAAGTCTTCACCCAGGCCTTTATCATGTCGGGCGGCACCGATGACGGCAGCCCCGCCCGCTCGACGCTTTTCTACGCCCTCTACCTCTTCGGCCAGGCTTTCTACCAGCTGCGCATGGGCTATGCTTCCGCCATGGCCTGGATCCTCTTCGTGATCATCGTCAGCCTCACCTGGCTCGCGACCAAACTCTCGGCCCGGCACGTGCACTACAACCGCTGACCATGCCGCGACCCGCCTCCACCCGCTTCGTCGTCTACGGCCTGCTGTTCACGCTCGGCTCGCTCTTCGCCACGCCCTTCGTGTGGCTGGTGCTGACGGCGTTGAAGCCGGTCGAGCAAACCACGAAGTTTCCGCCCGTCTTCATCCCGCGCGCCTACCATGCCGAGCTCGACGGACGCTCGGTCGAGGTGACCAAGGATTATGTCCTCACGCAGGATGCCGTCATCGTCGAGGCCGCCGGCCTGCGCCATGTCGTGTCACTCGCTCAGTTTGACGAGGCCGCCGGCACCGCGCGCCTCGCCCCCGACGCGCCGCCGCTGCCCGCCCGCCTGCTCAGGCGCGTGCAGGCCGGCGACTGGCGCGTGACCGAACGCGCTGAGGGCTTCGGCCGCGCCGGGAGCCTCGCCTGGGACATCGTGCCGGAGTCGGCCATCGACGCGCGCGTCAAGCCGCGCTGGGAAAATTTCTCCCTCGCCATCGCCACCATCGGCGGGCGCAGCGTGGAGGAGGTCCAGGGCACCGTCAGCACCGTTCATTCGCACGGAGCCGACTCAGAGGTTACCTTCTGGGACTTTCTCACCAACACCCTGCTGGTCTGCGTGCTCGGCACCATCGGGGCGGTCCTTTCCAACGCGCTCATCGCCTACGGATTCGCCCGCCTGCAGTGGCCCGGTCGCGATCTCCTCTTTGCGATCACCCTCGGCACGATGATGGTGCCCTTCCCTGTGCTCATGGTTCCGCTCTATGGTGTCTTCAAGGAGCTCGGCTGGATCGGCACGCTGCTTCCCCTCTGGGTGCCGGCGTGGTTCGGCAGCGCCTTCAACATCTTTCTCATGCGGCAGTTCTTCCGCACCATCCCCGAGGATCTCAGCGAGGCCGCGCGCATCGACGGCTGCAGCGAATGGCAGATCTTCTGGAAGGTCATCCTCCCTCTTTCCAAACCAGTGCTCGCCGTCGTCGCACTCTTTCACTTTCTGCACACGTGGAACGATTTCATGGGCCCGCTGCTTTACCTGACCAAGCGCTCCACCTTTACCCTCGCGGTGGCTCTCCAGAACTACCAGACGCAGAACGGCGGCACCCCCTGGCACTTCCTCATGGCCGCCAGCACCATCGTCATCGTGCCCGTCATCCTCCTCTTTTTCTTCACCCAAAAAACCTTCATCCGCGGCATCGCCACGACCGGCATGAAGGGCTGAGCACGAATCGTCGATCCGATCCTCTTTTTCGCCCCAGCCCATCTATTTCTTACGCGACCCGTCTGAACTTTGTTTCACATGGACCTTTTCACCTACGAGATTCGCCTCGCCGCGCGTCGGATTTTTCGACGTCGCGCCCAGAGCGCGATCATCCTCGTCACCTTCGCGGCCTCCGTCGCGCTGGCCTTACTGAGCTTCGCGCTCTTCCGCTCGATCTTCCTCACCGACCTCTCGTTTGATCCCGGCAGCCGCCTCCTGCTCGTGCAGCAGGTCACCGCCAACACCGGCGCCAACGTCTCTTTCTCCACGCCGACAGAGCTCGACTATTGGCGCCAACACCAAACGCAGTTCGAGTCTTTCGCCCCCGTCAGCCTCTTTCGCACCACCATGCTCACCGAGGGCGGTGCCACCGAGCGCTGCTACGGCGCCACGCTCTCTTCCGACGCGATGCGCCTGCTCGGGGCCCAGCCGCTTCTCGGCCGCCTCTTCACCGCCGGCGATGACCAGCCCGGCAGCACCACGGTCATTCTCAGCGAAAAGTTCTGGCGCACGCGCTTTGGCGCTGACCCCTCCATTGTCGGTCGTGCGCTGCGCGTCGAAGCCAAGCTCGCGACCGTCGTCGGCGTGATGCCCGACACCTTTCGGTTTCCCAACGACCAGCAGCTCTGGCTGCCCATCGGCTTCGCGCCCCAATGGGCCACTGACTACGCCTCGTCGCCTTTTCTCGAGATCATCGGCCGCCTGAAACCCGGCGCGACACGCGCGATCGCCACTGCCGAACTCGCCCGCATCGCCGCCGAGTCGCGCGCCGCCGGCTCCGCCCGCGCCGGCCTCTCGCCACGCGTCGTGCCGCTGCGCGACTCCTTCATACCCGAAAATATCCGCCTGAGTGCCCGCGTGCTGTTCGCCCTGGCGTTGCTCTTCGTTGCCGGCAGTTGCCTTAACGCCGCCAACCTCGTGCTCATCGATTTCCTCGGCCGCACCGGCGAGTTTGGCGTCGCTTCTTCCCTCGGCCTCTCGCGCGCCGCGCTCGTGCGACAATTGCTCTGTCAGATCGGCCTGCTCGCCCTCGCGTCCACGGCCCTCGCATTGTGGATCGTCAGCATCGCGGGCCCCATCCTCTTTGCCTCCCTCGCCGTGACCCTGAATCCCGTGCCCTACTGGCTCGCCTTTGTCGTCGATCTGCCACTCGTCGGCATCGGCGCAGCGCTCGGATTGCTCGCGACTCTCGCCGCCGCAATCGGTCCGGCGCTGCTGCTCCTGCGCTCCTCTCCCGAGACGCTGATGCGCGACGGTGCTTCCGGCCTTCGCGGCTCGCGACGCGCGCCTTGGCGTCACGCGCTGGTCACCGCTCAAGTCGCCGTGCTCACGTTGCTCGCGATATTCGCCGGCCTGCTGGTCAACTCGCAATGGCACCTCGCGCGCCGCACACTGGGGTTCGACGCCACCAACGTGCTCGACATCCGCATCGCGCTCAACGCCGAGGATTTCAAGTCCCCCGCTTCACGCATCACCGTGCTCGAACGCCTGCTCACCACCGCACGCGAACTGCCGGGCGTCACCGCCGCGAGCCTTATTCACGAGGATCTCGACTACTACGACACGCCGAACGGTTTCCTCGCCACGCAACGCGCCCAACTGGACCAGGGCGCTGCGCAGGATCAGTCCAAGATGACCTACATTTCCGAGGACTTTCCCGCCGTGGCCCGCCTGCTAATAATAGAAGGTGAGGCACTTCCGCAGACACCAGAGCCTGACTCGCCCAACTATGCGTTGGTCACGAAATCCCTCGCTGCCCGCCTGTGGCCCGGCCAGAGCGCGCTGGGACGCGAGTTGTGGGTGCGCCGCGGCTTCAACGTCACCGCGCCGCCTATTCTCATTGTCGTGCGCGGTATCATCTCTGATTTCCAATCGGGCTCCGGCTTCGCTGACCAGCGCGACGCCGTGCTCACACACTACGCGAAGCCCGCTCCGCTCTACTTCAACCTGCTGGTCCGCGGCGAACGCTCGGTGCCTTCATTGCCCGAAGTCTCGGCCGCTCTACGCCGCGCCGCGCCCAACGTCGCTCAATACTACCCCGGCGCTTGGAGCGAGAAGCTCGAACGTCAGTTGCAGATCGTAGCCCTGACCTCGCGGCTCACCTCGATCTTCGCCGCCTTCGCCGGCGCGCTTTGCCTGTTCGGCATCTACGGCCTCACCGTCTCCGCTTTCGCGCAACGCACACGCGAATTTGGCATCCGCCTCGCTTTGGGTGGGGTCCCCGGCGGACTCTGGCGACACTTTGCCCGCGGCTATCTCGGTTGCGCCATGCTCGGAGCGACGCTTGGGCTTGCCATCGCTGCATCGCTCGCCGGCGCCCTGGGCAGCCTTCTCTACGGCGTCCAACCGTGGGACGGTGCGACATATATCTCGGTCGGTGCCGGCATGCTCGCGTTGACCGCCGTCGCATGTTTGCCAAGCCTGAATCGGTTTCGCCGGCTCGATCCGGCTATCTGCCTCCGCAGCCTGTAATTCCTCCCCATGTCCGCCTCCAACCGTCCCAACGTCATCGTCTTCTTCACCGACCAGCAGCGCGCCGACACCACCGGTGCCCACGGCTACCCGCTCGGGCTGACCCCGAACTTCGACCGCATGGCGGCGACCGGCACGCACGTCGCGCACAGCTACACCTGCCAGCCGGTGTGCGGCCCCGCGCGCTCCTGCCTCCAGACCGGCTACTACGCCACGCAAACCGGGGTCTGGAAAAACGGTTTCCGTCCCGATCCGAAGCTGCCGACCCTAGCCCAGCATTTCAACGCCGCCGGCTACCACACGGGCTACATCGGCAAATGGCACCTCGCCGAGCACAAGTACCACGGCGCCGTGCCACGTGAGCTGCAGGGCGGCTACCAGACCTGGCTCGGCGCCAACCTGCTCGAGTTCGTCTCCGACGCCTACGACACGCACCTGTGGGATCAGGACGGCAAGGAACACAAGCTGCCCGGCTACCGCGTCGATGCCATCACCGACGCCGCCATCCGCCACGTCGATGCGCGCACCAAGGAGGACAAACCCTTCTTCCTCTTTCTTTCCTACATTGAGCCGCACCACCAGAACCACCGCGACGACTACCCCGCGCCGGTCGGCTACGAGCAGCAATACGCCGCCGCCCCGCTCCCGCCCGACCTGGCCGCACTCAAGGGCACCGCACCGCAGCACTGGCCCGGCTATTGCGGCATGATCAAGCGCCTCGACGAGTCCCTCGGCCGACTGTTCGACTCCCTGCGCAGCCTGGGCCAGCTGGACAACACCATCGTGCTCTACACCTGCGACCACGGCTGCCACTTCAAGACGCGCAACGGGGAATACAAACGCTCCTGCCACGACGCCTCCATCCGCGTGCCCACCGCCCTCGTAGGCCCGGGCTTCAACGGCGGCGGCCGTCTCGAGAACCTCGTCTCCCTGGTGGACCTGCCGCCGACTCTGCTCGATGCCGCGGGCATCGCCGTGCCCAGGGAGATGCCCGGCCGCTCAATCAAACCCCTGGCACAGAAACGCCTCGAGGGCGCGTGGCCCGAGGAGGTCTTCGTGCAGATTTCCGAAAGCCACACCGGCCGCTGCATCCGCACCGCCCGCTGGAAATATTCCGTGCGCGCCCCCGGCAACGACACCACCGGCAAACCCGTCTCCCAAGCCGCTTCCGATGTCTATGAGGATGATTTCCTTTACGACCTACAGGCCGATCCCTGGGAGCAGACCAACCTGATCGGCATGCCCACCTTTAAGAATGTCGTCGCAGATTTGCGCGCCCGGATGGTCCGCCGCATGACCGCCATCGGCGAAAAAGAGCCGCGTTTCATCGACGCCCCCCAAACCGATCCTTTCCAGCGCCAGGTCGAATACCACGGCGGCTCGGGCGTGAGCTGAGCTCAGCGCGTCGC
This DNA window, taken from Oleiharenicola lentus, encodes the following:
- a CDS encoding carbohydrate ABC transporter permease, coding for MTQSRRQLRAGLGYTALWVVGLGVFTAYPVLASVYYSFCDYSVLTSPVWIGTENYQRLWHDDLFWRALRNTLYFAVFSVPLGAIVSLSLALLLNQDVRGRPFFRALFYLPSIVPAVASSMLWLWIFNGQYGLLNFVLTPILGVVGLQPPIWLADPNWAKPALVMMSLWGVGNSMIIYLAGLQDVPKELYESAEIDGAGPWRKFWHITLPCISPVIYFNVLMGTIGALQVFTQAFIMSGGTDDGSPARSTLFYALYLFGQAFYQLRMGYASAMAWILFVIIVSLTWLATKLSARHVHYNR
- a CDS encoding carbohydrate ABC transporter permease codes for the protein MPRPASTRFVVYGLLFTLGSLFATPFVWLVLTALKPVEQTTKFPPVFIPRAYHAELDGRSVEVTKDYVLTQDAVIVEAAGLRHVVSLAQFDEAAGTARLAPDAPPLPARLLRRVQAGDWRVTERAEGFGRAGSLAWDIVPESAIDARVKPRWENFSLAIATIGGRSVEEVQGTVSTVHSHGADSEVTFWDFLTNTLLVCVLGTIGAVLSNALIAYGFARLQWPGRDLLFAITLGTMMVPFPVLMVPLYGVFKELGWIGTLLPLWVPAWFGSAFNIFLMRQFFRTIPEDLSEAARIDGCSEWQIFWKVILPLSKPVLAVVALFHFLHTWNDFMGPLLYLTKRSTFTLAVALQNYQTQNGGTPWHFLMAASTIVIVPVILLFFFTQKTFIRGIATTGMKG
- a CDS encoding ABC transporter permease: MDLFTYEIRLAARRIFRRRAQSAIILVTFAASVALALLSFALFRSIFLTDLSFDPGSRLLLVQQVTANTGANVSFSTPTELDYWRQHQTQFESFAPVSLFRTTMLTEGGATERCYGATLSSDAMRLLGAQPLLGRLFTAGDDQPGSTTVILSEKFWRTRFGADPSIVGRALRVEAKLATVVGVMPDTFRFPNDQQLWLPIGFAPQWATDYASSPFLEIIGRLKPGATRAIATAELARIAAESRAAGSARAGLSPRVVPLRDSFIPENIRLSARVLFALALLFVAGSCLNAANLVLIDFLGRTGEFGVASSLGLSRAALVRQLLCQIGLLALASTALALWIVSIAGPILFASLAVTLNPVPYWLAFVVDLPLVGIGAALGLLATLAAAIGPALLLLRSSPETLMRDGASGLRGSRRAPWRHALVTAQVAVLTLLAIFAGLLVNSQWHLARRTLGFDATNVLDIRIALNAEDFKSPASRITVLERLLTTARELPGVTAASLIHEDLDYYDTPNGFLATQRAQLDQGAAQDQSKMTYISEDFPAVARLLIIEGEALPQTPEPDSPNYALVTKSLAARLWPGQSALGRELWVRRGFNVTAPPILIVVRGIISDFQSGSGFADQRDAVLTHYAKPAPLYFNLLVRGERSVPSLPEVSAALRRAAPNVAQYYPGAWSEKLERQLQIVALTSRLTSIFAAFAGALCLFGIYGLTVSAFAQRTREFGIRLALGGVPGGLWRHFARGYLGCAMLGATLGLAIAASLAGALGSLLYGVQPWDGATYISVGAGMLALTAVACLPSLNRFRRLDPAICLRSL
- a CDS encoding sulfatase-like hydrolase/transferase, which codes for MSASNRPNVIVFFTDQQRADTTGAHGYPLGLTPNFDRMAATGTHVAHSYTCQPVCGPARSCLQTGYYATQTGVWKNGFRPDPKLPTLAQHFNAAGYHTGYIGKWHLAEHKYHGAVPRELQGGYQTWLGANLLEFVSDAYDTHLWDQDGKEHKLPGYRVDAITDAAIRHVDARTKEDKPFFLFLSYIEPHHQNHRDDYPAPVGYEQQYAAAPLPPDLAALKGTAPQHWPGYCGMIKRLDESLGRLFDSLRSLGQLDNTIVLYTCDHGCHFKTRNGEYKRSCHDASIRVPTALVGPGFNGGGRLENLVSLVDLPPTLLDAAGIAVPREMPGRSIKPLAQKRLEGAWPEEVFVQISESHTGRCIRTARWKYSVRAPGNDTTGKPVSQAASDVYEDDFLYDLQADPWEQTNLIGMPTFKNVVADLRARMVRRMTAIGEKEPRFIDAPQTDPFQRQVEYHGGSGVS